A single window of bacterium DNA harbors:
- a CDS encoding Dam family site-specific DNA-(adenine-N6)-methyltransferase, producing the protein METIAIRNRRYLGSKTKLIDFIKKVVLDECVGINSFADIFAGTGNVAATFNDLHTSIIVNDILQSNYIAYNSWFSAEEFDHEKIQNLINNYNLIECETDNYFSINFKETYFNTSNSRLIGYIREDIESKFNNNEINKREKSILITSLIYAMDRIANTVGHYDAYILGKAKSDRIKMLMLDLPLNEVNRNNLIFNSDANELVKTIEADLVYIDPPYNSRQYSDAYHLLENVAKWDKPEVFGVAKKMKRDESIKSKYCLSSAPRHFSDLISNIKAKYILVSYNNMGTNGAGRSQAKISDADIINALSKRGEVKIFEKEFNQFTTGKSKILDHKERLFLCIVGDEQEYSTLEKINGYAKSPLNYTGGKYKLIPQLFDRMPKKHDVFIDLFGGGFNVGVNVNSLTTIYNDKQKEVARLIKLFYKYDSEYIIDKIDKIIKKYGLSDTNLNGYEYYGCSSDNGVGSFNKESYSKLRQHYNSLKNSEVKDFELLTLIIFAFNNQIRFNSSKEFNMPVGKRDLNSSTRRNIKDFATMIKNHNLFVYSKDFKEIKIDQYANAFIYCDPPYILGNASYNENNGWSHKDEIDLLDFLSKASLAGHKFALSNVVEHKGEVHNVLLQWALNNRYNIIYLNANYNNSNYQIKDKNGKTQEVLITNY; encoded by the coding sequence ATGGAAACGATAGCAATTAGAAATAGAAGATATTTAGGGAGTAAAACCAAACTGATTGATTTTATTAAAAAAGTTGTTTTGGATGAATGTGTTGGAATCAACAGCTTTGCAGATATTTTTGCTGGAACGGGTAATGTGGCAGCGACATTTAATGATCTTCATACATCGATAATCGTTAATGATATTCTTCAATCAAATTATATTGCATACAATTCGTGGTTCTCTGCAGAAGAATTTGATCATGAGAAAATTCAAAATTTGATAAACAACTATAATTTGATTGAATGTGAGACAGATAATTATTTCTCTATCAATTTTAAAGAAACGTATTTTAATACAAGCAATTCTCGATTGATTGGTTATATTAGGGAAGATATTGAATCAAAATTTAATAACAATGAAATCAATAAAAGAGAAAAATCAATTTTGATAACTTCATTAATTTATGCCATGGATCGTATAGCAAATACGGTTGGACATTACGATGCGTATATTTTAGGTAAGGCTAAGAGTGATCGAATTAAGATGCTAATGTTGGACTTACCATTGAATGAAGTAAATAGAAATAATCTGATATTTAATAGTGATGCAAATGAGTTAGTGAAAACAATTGAGGCTGATTTGGTTTATATCGATCCGCCTTACAATTCACGTCAATATTCGGATGCTTATCACCTATTAGAAAATGTTGCTAAGTGGGATAAACCCGAAGTTTTTGGTGTAGCAAAGAAAATGAAACGTGATGAATCCATAAAGAGCAAGTACTGTCTTAGTTCAGCACCTCGTCATTTCTCAGATTTAATCAGCAATATAAAGGCGAAGTACATATTGGTCTCATACAACAACATGGGGACCAACGGTGCTGGACGTTCACAAGCAAAAATCTCTGATGCAGATATTATTAATGCTCTTTCAAAAAGAGGAGAAGTAAAAATATTCGAAAAAGAATTTAATCAGTTTACAACAGGTAAATCGAAGATTTTAGACCACAAAGAGCGGTTGTTTCTCTGTATTGTTGGTGATGAACAAGAATATAGTACGTTAGAGAAAATTAATGGTTATGCAAAGTCTCCGCTCAATTATACAGGAGGAAAGTACAAATTAATACCTCAACTTTTTGATCGGATGCCGAAAAAACATGATGTTTTCATTGATTTATTTGGCGGGGGATTTAACGTAGGAGTTAATGTTAATTCACTTACAACGATATATAATGACAAACAGAAGGAAGTTGCAAGACTAATAAAATTGTTTTATAAGTATGATTCTGAATACATAATTGATAAAATTGACAAAATTATTAAGAAGTATGGTTTGAGCGACACAAATCTGAATGGTTACGAGTATTACGGATGCAGTAGTGACAATGGGGTTGGCTCATTCAATAAAGAAAGTTATTCAAAATTAAGACAACATTACAATTCATTAAAGAACTCTGAAGTTAAAGATTTCGAACTATTAACACTCATTATTTTTGCATTTAATAATCAGATTCGATTTAATTCGAGTAAAGAGTTCAATATGCCAGTTGGAAAGAGAGATTTAAATTCATCGACAAGAAGAAATATTAAAGATTTCGCTACCATGATTAAAAATCACAATTTATTCGTTTATTCTAAGGATTTCAAAGAGATAAAAATTGATCAATACGCAAACGCATTTATATACTGTGATCCACCATATATACTTGGTAACGCAAGTTACAATGAGAACAATGGATGGTCACATAAAGATGAAATTGATTTGCTCGACTTTCTTAGTAAAGCGTCATTGGCAGGACATAAATTTGCCTTATCTAACGTCGTTGAACATAAAGGTGAGGTACATAATGTATTACTTCAGTGGGCTTTAAATAATAGATATAATATCATATATTTAAACGCTAACTATAATAACTCAAATTATCAGATTAAGGATAAGAATGGCAAAACTCAAGAAGTATTAATAACAAACTATTGA
- a CDS encoding AlwI family type II restriction endonuclease, which yields MTFKKYVWTIGNTTFRESNLNLKIEIQLNTLKELFLLYPDEQWAPNLQKKYYDLLSTKSIDGKPFIRGTAPNKAKDARQLTSALADLGLVERDSRKLTEIGNKILSIRELEAGQNDEFFEIDKDSFVYLKQLLKTQIYEDDIKIKPFLAFLYLVTKHEYLSRQEFTYLLPTCLSVSDVIDTSETIVQLRNGEVSIDAIIADKISSMSNYNEALELLLSAPDVSEDTITAIGFNRKSTSYDKPIFPVYQCLFDMFINKDIDSVEAKISKAKRLHLMLKKINSNQQVSWRKYLKVNNRRINSDSIERIYENELFNSSTDNAFKEKFFYAWHTMKWESTLEDYFDLNRRYFLLTDIIKYNQEQFSLTTLASAFFEDLVDDLLQEPLLNQEEYTINYLNDVSLVDINPVLDKSKTDVYRSVQIKLGIDPEITDIELFLKNKRNQEFNELIDLKFPEEVLLELMDSFIDRNDERIKELVTDDATPSTCFEYIIGIIWYKQSGRNGFIEDFLKLSLDANYLPKSHAIGGNADLVFTYEGTDNYPRHNMLLEVTLSERDSQRQMEWEPVTRHLESQLLKSGNVNDYCVFVASVLSKKTMQTFRLQKDYEVEGFEDARIKIITLDGRDIKQIILNNRDYASLYSIFENAFLSPRISSEWYQTDIVTTL from the coding sequence ATGACATTTAAGAAATATGTTTGGACAATTGGGAACACCACATTTAGAGAAAGTAATCTTAATCTCAAAATTGAAATTCAGCTAAATACACTCAAAGAGCTATTTTTGCTTTATCCTGATGAACAGTGGGCTCCTAATCTTCAGAAGAAGTATTATGATCTACTATCTACTAAAAGTATTGACGGTAAACCCTTTATTAGAGGAACAGCTCCGAACAAAGCAAAGGATGCTAGACAATTAACATCTGCGTTGGCAGACCTAGGTTTAGTTGAAAGAGATTCAAGAAAACTCACTGAAATAGGGAATAAAATCTTATCTATACGTGAACTAGAAGCAGGGCAAAATGATGAGTTTTTTGAGATTGATAAAGACAGCTTTGTCTATTTAAAACAACTTCTTAAAACGCAAATATACGAAGATGACATAAAAATTAAACCCTTTCTGGCATTTCTATACCTAGTAACAAAACATGAATATCTCAGTAGACAAGAGTTCACATATTTATTACCAACTTGTCTAAGCGTATCTGATGTTATTGATACCTCGGAAACAATTGTACAGCTACGAAATGGCGAAGTTTCTATCGATGCCATAATCGCTGACAAGATCTCAAGCATGTCAAATTATAACGAAGCTTTAGAACTGCTGCTTAGTGCTCCAGATGTTTCTGAAGATACCATTACAGCAATAGGATTTAACCGTAAATCTACTTCATATGACAAACCTATATTTCCAGTATATCAATGTCTTTTTGATATGTTCATAAACAAAGATATTGATTCTGTCGAAGCAAAAATCTCAAAAGCTAAGAGATTACATTTAATGCTGAAGAAGATTAATAGTAATCAGCAAGTTTCGTGGAGAAAATACTTAAAAGTTAACAACAGAAGAATTAATTCAGATTCTATTGAGAGAATTTATGAGAATGAACTTTTTAATAGTTCTACGGATAATGCATTTAAGGAAAAGTTCTTTTATGCATGGCATACGATGAAATGGGAGAGTACTCTCGAGGATTACTTTGATTTAAATAGAAGATATTTTTTGCTTACAGACATAATTAAGTATAATCAAGAACAATTTTCATTAACAACTTTAGCTTCAGCATTTTTTGAAGATTTAGTTGATGATTTGCTTCAAGAACCATTACTAAATCAAGAAGAATACACAATTAACTATCTTAATGATGTATCATTAGTGGATATTAATCCTGTTTTGGATAAAAGCAAGACTGATGTTTATCGTAGTGTTCAAATTAAGCTTGGTATTGATCCTGAGATTACAGACATTGAGCTGTTCTTAAAGAATAAGAGGAATCAAGAGTTTAATGAGCTTATTGATCTAAAATTTCCAGAAGAAGTACTACTTGAATTAATGGATTCATTTATTGATAGAAATGATGAACGGATTAAGGAATTAGTCACAGACGATGCAACCCCATCGACATGTTTCGAGTATATCATAGGTATTATCTGGTATAAGCAAAGCGGTAGGAACGGCTTTATAGAAGATTTTCTCAAACTGTCATTGGATGCGAATTATCTGCCTAAATCACATGCCATCGGAGGTAATGCAGATCTAGTGTTTACTTATGAAGGCACTGATAATTATCCAAGGCATAATATGCTTTTGGAAGTTACACTGAGTGAAAGAGATTCGCAAAGACAAATGGAATGGGAACCAGTAACCCGACATCTTGAATCTCAGCTTCTAAAGTCTGGGAATGTTAATGACTATTGTGTCTTCGTTGCTTCTGTATTGAGCAAGAAGACCATGCAAACATTTAGACTACAAAAAGATTATGAAGTTGAAGGGTTTGAAGATGCAAGAATTAAAATAATCACATTAGATGGAAGAGATATAAAGCAAATTATTCTTAATAATCGAGATTATGCTTCACTTTACTCTATTTTTGAAAATGCATTTTTATCACCAAGAATTAGCAGTGAATGGTATCAAACAGATATTGTAACAACTTTATAG
- a CDS encoding DUF4373 domain-containing protein, with the protein MARPFKQGLQYFPLDVNIFEDEKIQDLNLAFGYLGEIIYIRLLSMIYANGYYLEKSISSLARTLMKSIGANWTPNPIDIEEVIVYCGKVGLFNYDLLKEDVITSKSIQKQFILSTRRRKNTGQDKYWLLDEKTMLELSIFNKTSKNNNVDNNGVIDNTNGVIGSNNQVNADNNRVNVDKSTQKEKEKKKERKIDKEDKEDKGPYGLPKLHFITNSLIKNKYIDESSLDIIKFNILFEDLIHGYGFEDVLSAVDYVVKYSKNPNPPIEDKFAFMRESVQTNLKQFEHRRKTANESFESWIKRTLLQVD; encoded by the coding sequence ATGGCACGACCATTCAAACAAGGCTTACAATACTTTCCTCTCGACGTGAATATTTTTGAAGATGAAAAGATACAAGATCTCAATCTCGCATTTGGTTATTTAGGTGAAATCATCTATATAAGGTTGCTCTCGATGATATACGCCAATGGATACTATTTGGAAAAATCAATCTCATCACTCGCAAGAACCCTCATGAAAAGCATCGGCGCGAACTGGACACCAAACCCAATCGACATCGAAGAGGTCATTGTCTATTGTGGGAAAGTGGGTTTATTTAACTACGATCTACTGAAGGAAGATGTGATCACATCAAAATCGATTCAAAAACAGTTCATTTTATCTACCAGAAGAAGAAAGAATACCGGGCAGGATAAATACTGGTTATTGGATGAAAAAACGATGTTGGAACTAAGCATTTTTAACAAAACATCAAAAAACAATAATGTAGACAATAATGGAGTTATTGATAACACAAATGGCGTTATTGGTAGCAATAATCAAGTTAATGCAGACAATAACCGAGTTAATGTTGACAAAAGTACACAAAAAGAAAAAGAAAAGAAAAAAGAAAGAAAAATTGATAAAGAGGATAAAGAAGATAAAGGGCCGTACGGCCTCCCTAAATTACATTTTATTACCAATTCTTTAATCAAAAACAAATACATCGATGAGTCATCTCTTGACATCATCAAATTTAATATCTTGTTTGAAGATTTAATCCATGGGTATGGTTTTGAAGATGTTTTATCAGCTGTAGATTATGTGGTTAAGTATTCTAAGAACCCTAATCCACCCATAGAAGATAAGTTCGCTTTCATGAGGGAATCAGTTCAAACAAATTTAAAGCAATTTGAACACAGGAGGAAAACAGCCAATGAATCATTCGAATCGTGGATTAAACGAACCCTTTTACAAGTGGATTGA
- a CDS encoding helix-turn-helix domain-containing protein → METNNVKKNENVYSVNELQEILQVKRPTLLKYIKTKKIKAFKVGNQWRVTQEHLDEFILRNMK, encoded by the coding sequence ATGGAAACAAACAACGTAAAGAAAAATGAGAATGTCTATAGCGTTAATGAACTTCAAGAGATACTGCAGGTCAAGAGACCGACACTTTTAAAGTATATCAAGACCAAGAAAATCAAAGCTTTCAAGGTTGGGAACCAATGGCGAGTGACTCAAGAACACTTAGATGAATTCATTCTAAGAAACATGAAGTAA
- a CDS encoding phage antirepressor KilAC domain-containing protein, whose protein sequence is MADKHSAIPNYQKEKVKGKPMIREFEHNAYGKVRATIVDDEPCFNLKDLCRMFEIKSVSEVRTKLNDTSIKLVSVPHDKTHQNMFFVTADHLSTIFFQSKRKDAEVIGDWLYRTVLPQLIRYGIYQIEDFENPDKIIEFLDEFQELKVRANVLETTLKMNTPKIKAIDNLLGTTSCVDLDMVHEVIRFKNIGRDVLLKILRTAHVLDEQNIPFQDFCDKKYFRVVEAKVVSGGTVIKSTKTYVYKGGITFIERILKEYDGNKQRKEK, encoded by the coding sequence GTGGCAGATAAGCACAGCGCTATTCCAAACTACCAAAAAGAAAAAGTGAAGGGAAAACCTATGATTAGAGAGTTTGAACACAATGCCTATGGCAAAGTTCGTGCCACGATAGTGGATGATGAACCTTGCTTTAACCTGAAGGATCTCTGTCGCATGTTTGAGATTAAAAGCGTATCAGAAGTCCGGACCAAACTGAACGACACCAGTATAAAGCTTGTGAGCGTTCCCCACGATAAAACACATCAAAATATGTTCTTTGTTACCGCAGACCACCTATCCACCATATTCTTCCAATCCAAGCGTAAAGACGCAGAAGTGATTGGTGATTGGTTGTATCGAACCGTATTACCTCAGCTCATCCGTTATGGCATCTATCAGATTGAGGATTTTGAGAATCCGGATAAGATTATCGAGTTCCTGGATGAGTTTCAAGAACTAAAAGTAAGAGCGAATGTCCTAGAAACCACACTCAAAATGAATACACCAAAGATTAAAGCTATTGATAACTTGTTGGGTACTACAAGTTGTGTGGATCTAGATATGGTTCATGAAGTGATTCGCTTCAAGAATATCGGTCGAGATGTCTTATTAAAGATTCTAAGAACTGCCCATGTTTTAGATGAGCAGAACATACCTTTTCAAGACTTCTGTGATAAGAAGTATTTCAGAGTTGTTGAAGCGAAAGTGGTATCGGGTGGAACAGTTATTAAATCAACCAAAACATACGTCTATAAAGGCGGAATTACATTCATCGAAAGGATACTAAAAGAATACGATGGAAACAAACAACGTAAAGAAAAATGA